In Desulfomonile tiedjei DSM 6799, a genomic segment contains:
- a CDS encoding B12-binding domain-containing radical SAM protein, translating to MRTLLISPETPKSFWTLEQSCDLSLAKTLIPPLGLLTVAALLPSDWELRLVDLNTRSISESDWDWADVVLISGMIVQRQSMLEMCREAKLRRIPVVAGGPYPTACPDELLDIEVDFLVLGEAEETIHDIVAAVQNGESSRVFREGEKPSMSISPVPRFDLLRLTDYASMAIQTSRGCPFNCEFCDIVQLYGRKPRYKLPEQVIAELEYLRGIGWRGDVFVCDDNFIGNKKHAEATLDKLIPWMKSNGEPFSFWAQTSINLGKDVPLIDLMTEANFASVFIGIESPDNQVLSSARKFHNISNPLAEAIDVIKRNGLNIMASFIIGFDNEEEGAGRRICEFVEQNQIPSVMLNTLQVLPKTALWDRLKKEERLLEQKTSGQTTAGRLNYVPTRPASDILKEYEEAVFRIYDPRNYLERAYNFFLAMRPTRHFLATGETNAPASEERPSLRGRLKELRAFLKLAWWQGVLPPYRWQFWRQLIGLMRKNPTRVKKYLVSCATGENMFRMRELVHQRLKHR from the coding sequence ATGCGAACTCTCTTGATCAGTCCGGAAACGCCGAAATCCTTCTGGACTCTCGAACAATCATGCGATCTGTCACTGGCCAAAACGCTCATTCCACCGTTGGGATTGTTAACAGTGGCAGCACTCCTCCCTTCTGATTGGGAACTCCGGCTTGTGGACCTAAATACCCGGAGCATATCCGAATCGGACTGGGATTGGGCCGATGTTGTGCTGATTTCCGGTATGATCGTCCAACGACAGAGCATGCTGGAAATGTGCAGAGAGGCAAAGCTTCGCAGAATTCCCGTTGTAGCGGGAGGCCCCTACCCTACTGCATGCCCGGACGAACTGCTGGATATCGAGGTGGATTTCCTGGTCCTCGGCGAAGCGGAAGAGACAATTCATGACATAGTCGCGGCCGTTCAGAATGGCGAATCTTCAAGAGTATTCCGTGAAGGCGAAAAGCCTTCTATGAGTATCTCGCCCGTTCCGAGATTCGATTTGCTCCGGTTGACGGATTATGCATCCATGGCGATTCAGACTTCTCGCGGGTGCCCCTTCAACTGTGAATTCTGTGACATTGTTCAGCTATACGGAAGAAAGCCGCGGTACAAGTTGCCGGAACAGGTCATTGCTGAATTGGAATATCTTCGCGGGATTGGCTGGCGCGGTGACGTCTTCGTGTGCGATGACAATTTTATCGGAAACAAGAAACACGCCGAAGCAACCCTGGACAAATTGATACCATGGATGAAGTCCAATGGCGAACCGTTTTCTTTCTGGGCGCAAACATCGATAAATCTGGGTAAAGATGTTCCCTTGATTGATTTGATGACTGAGGCAAACTTTGCTTCGGTTTTCATAGGAATCGAATCTCCGGACAACCAGGTGCTTTCGTCCGCACGCAAGTTTCACAATATATCCAATCCACTCGCTGAAGCCATAGACGTCATAAAAAGAAACGGCCTCAACATTATGGCGAGTTTTATCATTGGTTTCGATAACGAAGAAGAGGGTGCAGGCCGACGAATATGTGAATTTGTGGAGCAAAACCAGATTCCTTCCGTGATGTTGAACACACTTCAGGTGCTGCCCAAGACAGCGCTGTGGGACAGGCTCAAGAAAGAAGAACGCCTTCTGGAACAGAAGACATCGGGCCAGACCACCGCAGGCAGACTCAATTACGTGCCCACCAGGCCTGCATCGGACATTCTCAAAGAATACGAGGAAGCTGTTTTTCGCATCTATGACCCTCGCAACTATCTCGAACGCGCATACAATTTTTTCCTGGCAATGCGGCCGACACGGCATTTTCTAGCCACAGGAGAGACAAATGCCCCCGCTTCCGAGGAAAGGCCTTCATTGCGAGGACGTCTGAAAGAACTTCGCGCTTTCCTGAAGCTTGCGTGGTGGCAGGGAGTTCTTCCGCCATACCGGTGGCAATTCTGGCGTCAGCTCATCGGGTTAATGAGAAAGAACCCGACTCGCGTAAAGAAATACCTCGTAAGTTGTGCCACCGGCGAGAACATGTTCCGCATGAGAGAATTGGTTCACCAGAGACTAAAGCACAGATAG
- a CDS encoding HyaD/HybD family hydrogenase maturation endopeptidase produces MHTPERVVVLGVGNILLKDEGIGVRVIEELQRRYMFPENVKVVDGGTQGLWLMSTIQETDRLIVVDAVLGDGEPGTLYRLERDQLPKGLRAKQSAHDSDLIEALNLCNLIDQCPKSVVVIGIQPQDIQPFGMELTEKIAARMEDLIDLVLKELHTLGLTPVSISSGGATN; encoded by the coding sequence ATGCATACCCCCGAAAGAGTAGTCGTCCTCGGCGTAGGCAATATTCTGCTGAAAGATGAAGGCATTGGCGTTCGAGTAATCGAAGAACTACAGCGACGTTACATGTTCCCGGAAAACGTCAAGGTTGTAGACGGCGGAACGCAAGGTCTTTGGCTGATGTCCACTATCCAGGAAACGGATCGTCTTATTGTTGTGGATGCTGTTCTTGGTGACGGAGAACCTGGTACGCTTTACCGTTTGGAACGGGATCAACTCCCGAAAGGATTGCGAGCCAAGCAGTCCGCCCACGACAGCGATTTGATAGAAGCTCTCAATCTCTGCAATCTGATAGATCAATGCCCAAAGTCCGTCGTGGTCATAGGAATTCAGCCGCAGGATATTCAACCCTTCGGAATGGAGCTCACAGAAAAAATTGCTGCCAGAATGGAAGATTTGATAGATCTTGTACTGAAGGAACTCCACACTTTGGGACTTACACCCGTAAGTATTTCGTCAGGCGGAGCAACGAACTGA
- a CDS encoding cytochrome c3 family protein, whose product MKRGKTLIALLVGIAALVAFTVAYAATKMPEQDLVIDTKDVFKEKKKAPVTFSHTKHKALKCTDCHHEYKDGKNVWQEGQEVKKCGACHKLEAEGKVVKLEKAFHDQCVNCHKQFKKDKKPTGPTACAKCHPPKPGEKPEKE is encoded by the coding sequence ATGAAGAGAGGGAAGACCCTTATTGCCCTACTGGTCGGGATTGCTGCATTGGTCGCGTTTACGGTAGCCTATGCAGCCACGAAAATGCCGGAGCAGGATCTGGTCATCGACACAAAGGATGTTTTCAAAGAGAAGAAGAAGGCACCGGTTACCTTTTCCCACACCAAGCACAAAGCCCTGAAGTGCACTGATTGCCATCACGAGTATAAAGACGGCAAGAATGTGTGGCAAGAAGGTCAGGAAGTGAAGAAATGCGGTGCCTGCCACAAATTGGAAGCTGAAGGCAAAGTGGTGAAATTGGAGAAAGCTTTCCACGACCAGTGTGTAAATTGTCATAAGCAGTTCAAGAAAGACAAGAAACCCACGGGGCCGACTGCATGTGCAAAATGCCATCCTCCCAAACCTGGCGAAAAGCCGGAAAAAGAATAG
- a CDS encoding cytochrome b/b6 domain-containing protein translates to MKKWTVLAAVIVAATVLVFQYSIVPTIAQEQGTTGQPSTTTPSPATKTDEPAAQKKAEKPAEITNQECIDCHNPDILKMSKEELADQVVVDDKAAPPRSKRPFVTGELNLSINDKKYAEGVHADTTCVTCHSDITEVPHKQRLKAVDCKECHDEAVEQIEASAHKDKPGPKALGCVGCHDVHYGKGKDDYAKGFSPKVCEDCHKAYNMDTLKAHTKLYEAKLHLAMDCMLCHSGKDPGVHNIPLVKTKVASCESCHTKNTILEKEKPVSAGFIACVTQTGFMNGSSLKKYGYVLGAHRIPMLDAILILVVLGTFGLPIVHGGLRILTRRKEPIHLPEEKILLHPLIERLWHWFQALCIVMLIFTGIMLHWPEKFPGWFNWSVTVHNWFGWGAVIAFVVWFLYNIITGRISHYIPKKWEIPGGMITQAKFYGYGIFKHEPHPYAPTEDNKFNPLQKIAYLKFQLLLFPLLLISGILYMYPETFKGVIAAIGGMYILGIIHLILGALFTAFLVAHLYLATTGETIGENFKAIIFGYGVKSDHEDHSKHV, encoded by the coding sequence ATGAAGAAATGGACTGTTCTCGCTGCTGTTATTGTGGCAGCCACGGTGCTGGTGTTCCAGTACTCAATTGTCCCTACCATAGCTCAGGAACAAGGCACTACCGGCCAGCCATCAACAACAACTCCCTCACCTGCAACCAAAACCGATGAACCGGCAGCTCAGAAAAAAGCGGAAAAACCTGCCGAAATCACGAACCAGGAATGTATCGATTGCCACAATCCCGACATCCTCAAAATGTCCAAAGAGGAGTTAGCGGACCAGGTGGTGGTGGATGACAAAGCGGCCCCCCCAAGATCGAAACGTCCCTTTGTTACAGGCGAACTGAATCTTTCCATAAATGACAAAAAGTACGCCGAGGGAGTACATGCAGACACCACATGTGTAACTTGCCACAGTGACATTACTGAAGTGCCTCACAAACAGAGACTCAAGGCAGTGGACTGTAAGGAATGTCATGACGAAGCTGTGGAACAGATCGAGGCGAGCGCTCACAAGGATAAACCCGGCCCCAAGGCCCTGGGTTGCGTCGGCTGCCATGATGTTCACTACGGCAAAGGCAAAGATGACTATGCCAAAGGTTTCAGCCCAAAAGTCTGTGAGGACTGTCACAAAGCGTACAATATGGATACGCTCAAAGCTCATACCAAACTCTACGAGGCCAAACTTCATTTAGCTATGGACTGCATGTTGTGCCATTCAGGCAAAGACCCTGGTGTCCACAACATTCCCTTGGTGAAGACCAAAGTTGCATCCTGTGAGTCGTGTCACACGAAAAACACCATTCTCGAGAAGGAAAAACCTGTCTCGGCCGGCTTTATTGCTTGTGTGACCCAGACCGGGTTTATGAACGGCAGCAGCCTCAAGAAATACGGTTATGTCCTTGGAGCACACAGGATTCCTATGCTGGATGCGATTCTCATTCTGGTCGTGCTCGGGACCTTCGGACTTCCCATCGTGCACGGCGGTCTGCGCATTTTGACCAGACGCAAAGAGCCGATCCATCTGCCTGAGGAAAAAATCCTTCTGCACCCCTTGATCGAGCGACTCTGGCACTGGTTCCAAGCGCTATGCATTGTGATGCTGATTTTTACCGGCATTATGCTGCACTGGCCTGAAAAGTTCCCCGGCTGGTTCAACTGGTCGGTCACGGTGCACAACTGGTTCGGTTGGGGTGCCGTAATCGCCTTTGTCGTATGGTTCCTGTACAACATAATTACCGGACGGATTTCTCATTATATTCCGAAAAAATGGGAAATTCCGGGAGGAATGATCACTCAGGCGAAATTCTACGGATACGGTATCTTCAAACACGAACCGCACCCCTATGCGCCCACTGAGGACAACAAATTCAACCCTCTTCAGAAGATCGCGTATCTCAAGTTCCAGTTGTTGCTGTTCCCGCTGCTTCTGATCAGCGGAATCCTGTATATGTATCCCGAAACATTCAAGGGTGTCATTGCAGCCATAGGCGGCATGTACATTCTTGGTATAATTCACTTGATATTGGGTGCGCTCTTCACGGCCTTCCTGGTGGCTCACCTTTATCTTGCCACCACGGGTGAAACCATTGGAGAGAACTTCAAGGCCATCATCTTCGGGTACGGTGTAAAGTCCGATCACGAAGACCACTCTAAACACGTATAA
- a CDS encoding response regulator, which produces MDAKSIFRKVFRSRKQPEDNLRTILVVDDDVGFCDNLQDILEGEGYEVFVASTSAEASKIARDTRPWLALVDLKLPDGSGTALLSDLKQVKSDCVCILMTAYADVDSAVAALEKGVFYYLQKPIRPAELIELVDLAFETIRLKEEKRKSEEALIARNKELEDIIARLRKIIE; this is translated from the coding sequence ATGGATGCAAAGAGTATTTTTCGAAAAGTGTTCCGATCCAGAAAGCAACCTGAGGACAATTTGAGAACCATCCTTGTTGTCGATGACGACGTGGGCTTCTGTGATAACCTCCAGGACATACTCGAAGGTGAAGGTTATGAGGTTTTCGTGGCATCCACCAGCGCAGAGGCTTCCAAAATTGCCCGGGATACCAGACCGTGGCTTGCTCTTGTGGATCTTAAGCTGCCGGACGGGTCGGGAACGGCGCTTCTTTCGGATCTTAAGCAAGTGAAATCCGACTGCGTATGCATTCTAATGACAGCCTACGCTGATGTGGACTCGGCTGTGGCAGCACTCGAGAAGGGAGTATTCTATTACCTGCAAAAACCGATTCGTCCCGCAGAGCTCATAGAGCTCGTTGACCTCGCGTTCGAGACCATCCGACTGAAAGAAGAAAAACGCAAATCAGAAGAAGCTCTCATTGCTCGGAATAAAGAACTGGAAGATATCATCGCACGACTCAGGAAGATCATCGAATAG
- a CDS encoding ATP-binding protein: MLDSFMVLAVFCFYMGFLFLIALWVERASTVDRSPVNNPYVYSLSLAVYCTGWTYYGSVGKAATSGLLFLPIYLGPTIAIILWWTVLRKMVRIKTRHHITSIADFISARYNKSQSVAALVTIIALVGTTPYIALQFKAIISTFSIVTSAEGSASWVGQHLGPIVVGLMWVFTIILGIRRLDPTERHPGMIMAVAVECLVKLVAFLAAGIFVTYFLFDGFTDIFKRITETQPHMLVEVWKTDQSYYITWTTYLILAMSAIMFLPRQFHMAVIENFDEDHIRTAMWMFPLYMLLINIFVFPIAMGGLLKGYPAQDADTFVLGLPLHSGQKWLSLLVFLGGASAATGMIMISSITVTTMITNHLLLPIVDWIKWLGFLRRHLLNCRWVAVAGVIVTGYWFEQLVGESYMLVNIGMIAFAAAFQLAPAALGGIAWRRGNQAGALLGLGAGFVVWFYTLLLPAFVRSGWIADSLLSDGPWGIAFLKPEQLFGVMTLDSLTHGVFWSFLFNTGFYVFGSLFFEQSEQEKNLAEDFADVLITIPALGKSSRRESHIIASEKKKIIEDLLCQYLGAAEAASMTEKCFQEAGVLGKGRISIVELAEVHNQVEKFLSGSIGTAAAFKALRQAEIFDPGEARELSEMYAEILASLKVTPEELEQKIDYYQEREALLTHHAAELEQKVRERTRDLEAAQEELIKRERLSVIGQLTAIVSHELRNPLGVIQSSAYVLSRNLTDTDEKTQKHLERIEQQVGICDSIIGELLEYTRGRRSAAVKGEINSWLEYVLDELTFPKEIHVMKLLRRDIPEISFDKEKMRRVVVNLCENAIQAVLARQTAMEEAKLSYSPRIRISTYSADSNVCIQVEDNGMGMNNETTMRAFEPLFTTRARGTGLGLAIVKKIVEEHEGTVYLSSVPDQGTIITITLPQDGRKESGANH; encoded by the coding sequence ATGCTCGATTCTTTTATGGTTCTCGCAGTTTTTTGTTTCTATATGGGATTTCTTTTTCTCATTGCCCTGTGGGTGGAACGGGCTTCAACAGTCGACCGCAGTCCGGTCAACAATCCGTACGTCTATTCCTTATCCCTTGCAGTCTACTGCACCGGTTGGACCTATTACGGCAGTGTGGGTAAAGCTGCAACTTCCGGCCTGTTGTTCCTGCCGATCTATTTGGGCCCTACAATAGCCATTATCTTGTGGTGGACCGTATTGCGAAAAATGGTAAGGATCAAGACCAGACATCATATCACGAGCATAGCCGACTTCATCAGCGCACGATACAACAAATCCCAATCTGTGGCTGCACTTGTCACCATTATTGCGCTTGTGGGGACCACTCCGTACATTGCGCTGCAATTCAAGGCGATCATCTCCACTTTTTCTATCGTCACCTCTGCGGAAGGATCGGCATCATGGGTCGGACAGCATCTGGGACCAATTGTGGTCGGCCTCATGTGGGTCTTTACCATTATCCTGGGCATCAGGCGCCTTGACCCGACCGAGAGACATCCGGGCATGATCATGGCTGTAGCTGTGGAATGTCTCGTGAAGCTTGTTGCTTTTCTTGCCGCGGGGATCTTTGTTACGTACTTTCTGTTCGACGGTTTCACCGATATATTCAAGAGGATTACGGAGACTCAGCCCCATATGCTCGTTGAGGTCTGGAAGACAGATCAGAGCTATTACATAACCTGGACGACGTATCTCATCCTGGCCATGTCCGCAATCATGTTCCTGCCGCGACAATTCCATATGGCCGTGATCGAAAACTTCGACGAAGATCACATACGAACGGCAATGTGGATGTTTCCTTTGTACATGTTGCTCATAAACATCTTTGTTTTTCCCATTGCAATGGGCGGCCTACTTAAGGGTTATCCGGCGCAGGATGCCGATACCTTTGTCCTGGGATTACCTCTGCACTCAGGACAAAAATGGCTTTCCCTGCTCGTATTTCTTGGCGGGGCATCCGCAGCGACCGGCATGATCATGATCAGTTCCATCACAGTCACCACGATGATCACGAATCATCTGCTACTCCCCATAGTCGATTGGATAAAATGGCTGGGCTTCTTGAGGCGACATCTGCTCAACTGTCGTTGGGTAGCGGTCGCGGGCGTGATTGTAACAGGATATTGGTTCGAGCAACTCGTGGGCGAATCGTACATGCTCGTCAATATCGGTATGATCGCCTTTGCCGCCGCGTTTCAGCTTGCACCTGCTGCACTGGGAGGCATTGCATGGCGCAGAGGAAATCAGGCCGGAGCACTCCTCGGATTAGGTGCCGGATTTGTTGTGTGGTTCTATACACTTCTGTTGCCTGCATTTGTCAGGAGCGGCTGGATAGCCGATTCGCTCCTCAGTGACGGTCCGTGGGGAATAGCGTTTCTCAAGCCTGAGCAACTGTTCGGCGTAATGACTCTTGATTCATTGACCCATGGTGTATTCTGGTCGTTCCTGTTCAACACGGGATTCTATGTCTTCGGATCCTTGTTCTTCGAGCAGAGCGAGCAGGAGAAAAATCTGGCGGAAGATTTCGCAGATGTGCTGATTACGATCCCTGCGCTTGGAAAGTCGAGCAGGCGTGAATCGCACATTATCGCTTCGGAGAAAAAGAAGATAATTGAAGATCTGCTTTGCCAGTACCTCGGGGCCGCAGAAGCTGCTTCAATGACTGAGAAATGTTTTCAGGAAGCGGGGGTTCTCGGAAAGGGGAGGATTTCCATCGTGGAACTCGCCGAAGTACACAATCAGGTAGAGAAATTTCTGTCGGGTTCCATTGGAACCGCGGCCGCCTTCAAAGCACTGAGACAAGCAGAAATTTTCGATCCCGGAGAGGCACGAGAACTATCTGAAATGTATGCAGAAATTCTGGCAAGCTTGAAAGTGACCCCCGAAGAGCTGGAGCAGAAAATCGATTATTATCAGGAGCGGGAAGCTCTTCTCACACATCATGCAGCCGAGTTGGAACAAAAGGTCAGAGAGCGTACGCGGGACCTGGAGGCCGCTCAAGAGGAACTCATCAAACGCGAGCGCTTGTCGGTAATCGGTCAATTGACAGCCATTGTGAGCCATGAATTGCGCAATCCTTTGGGAGTCATTCAGTCTTCCGCGTACGTTCTTTCCAGAAATTTGACCGACACTGATGAAAAAACTCAGAAACATCTGGAAAGAATCGAACAGCAAGTCGGCATTTGCGATTCCATAATCGGAGAACTCCTGGAATACACCCGCGGCAGGCGCTCAGCGGCCGTAAAAGGGGAGATCAATTCATGGCTCGAGTATGTTCTTGACGAACTGACATTTCCCAAAGAAATCCATGTGATGAAACTGCTCCGCCGCGATATACCGGAAATCAGCTTCGACAAGGAAAAAATGCGGAGAGTAGTGGTCAATCTCTGCGAAAATGCAATACAAGCAGTCCTTGCCCGACAGACTGCTATGGAAGAGGCAAAACTCAGCTATTCTCCGCGAATAAGGATTTCCACGTACTCGGCCGATTCCAATGTGTGCATACAGGTTGAAGACAATGGTATGGGAATGAATAACGAAACAACAATGCGGGCATTCGAGCCACTTTTCACCACTCGAGCGAGAGGAACGGGTCTAGGACTTGCCATAGTCAAGAAGATCGTTGAGGAGCACGAAGGAACAGTTTATCTGAGCAGCGTACCGGACCAGGGAACCATCATCACCATTACGCTGCCGCAAGACGGCCGGAAAGAATCGGGTGCGAACCACTGA
- a CDS encoding MlaD family protein has protein sequence MTKFSTEAKVGIFFLAMVAIFAYVWFKVLDLSISEGFILKARMKSAEGLAEGASVQIAGIKVGTVKDVRLDPESDKALIIMELKNAYRNMIPEDSRISLKTKGLMGDKYVVIEPGRPNARKLKPNEEFQVVQEPTDTEKVLETMSVVAQDLQVLTREARKKIVDEKGAEKLENIIDNANSSFKDLKEILGTNKEKINTIASNTQQATKDLSDITTRNREKINRTVDEMEKFSKSMDKTSDKFARAATELESLTKDVRQGRGTLGKMVTDETLYRDAQGLMRDLRGLSRSIQYGPGTVGRLINDPEMYYEARRAIRNMNKTAEDISEATPISTLATILGAVLK, from the coding sequence ATGACGAAGTTTTCTACCGAAGCGAAGGTCGGGATTTTTTTCTTGGCTATGGTAGCGATCTTTGCCTATGTATGGTTCAAGGTTCTGGATTTGTCCATATCTGAAGGGTTTATTCTCAAAGCTCGGATGAAATCCGCTGAAGGGCTTGCTGAGGGAGCTTCCGTGCAGATTGCCGGGATAAAAGTCGGAACCGTGAAGGACGTCAGACTCGATCCGGAATCGGATAAAGCCCTCATAATCATGGAGCTGAAAAACGCTTACAGGAATATGATCCCCGAAGATTCCCGAATCAGCCTGAAGACGAAAGGGCTGATGGGGGACAAGTACGTAGTCATAGAGCCGGGTCGCCCGAATGCGAGAAAACTCAAGCCAAACGAGGAATTCCAGGTAGTCCAGGAGCCGACGGATACGGAAAAGGTCCTGGAGACCATGAGCGTTGTTGCCCAGGATCTTCAAGTATTGACCCGTGAGGCACGCAAGAAGATTGTGGACGAGAAAGGGGCCGAGAAGCTCGAGAATATAATCGATAATGCCAACTCTTCATTCAAAGATCTCAAGGAAATTCTCGGAACCAACAAAGAAAAGATCAATACCATCGCGTCTAATACGCAACAGGCAACCAAAGATCTCAGTGACATTACGACCCGCAACAGGGAGAAGATTAACCGTACCGTTGATGAGATGGAGAAATTCTCCAAGAGCATGGATAAAACCAGCGACAAATTTGCCCGCGCGGCAACCGAATTGGAATCTCTCACAAAGGACGTGCGGCAGGGAAGAGGGACGCTGGGGAAAATGGTCACGGATGAGACATTGTACAGAGACGCTCAGGGGCTCATGCGAGATCTGAGAGGTCTTTCCAGGAGTATCCAATACGGTCCGGGCACTGTCGGCCGCCTGATAAACGACCCCGAGATGTATTATGAAGCCCGCCGTGCAATCCGCAATATGAATAAGACGGCTGAAGACATCTCCGAAGCGACCCCCATCAGCACACTGGCTACTATTCTCGGGGCAGTGCTCAAGTAA
- a CDS encoding Panacea domain-containing protein, translating into MERLKELVHYICDICKNESAFGATKLNKILWYLDTFAFLKFGKSLSGSTKYVKRQYGPVPQRILTVLEELEAEKAILIEEREYYKGIIRNYIVLKAPDEEVFTAEEKELINDMAQTVCRRTAKEISDLSHNAVWETAKNGEEIPLYAVLAVPDKITSKDEKRFDDFIMSRHS; encoded by the coding sequence ATGGAACGTCTTAAAGAATTAGTTCATTATATCTGCGACATATGCAAGAATGAATCTGCCTTCGGAGCTACTAAGCTAAACAAAATCCTTTGGTACCTGGATACCTTTGCTTTTCTTAAGTTCGGCAAATCATTGAGCGGAAGTACTAAGTATGTCAAACGTCAATATGGGCCCGTTCCGCAAAGAATTTTGACCGTTCTTGAGGAGTTGGAGGCTGAGAAAGCTATTCTTATTGAGGAAAGAGAATACTACAAAGGCATCATTCGCAACTATATCGTTCTAAAAGCTCCAGACGAGGAAGTCTTCACGGCCGAGGAAAAAGAGCTGATTAACGACATGGCTCAGACTGTTTGTCGACGTACTGCAAAGGAAATCAGCGACTTGTCTCATAATGCCGTTTGGGAGACTGCAAAAAACGGTGAAGAGATTCCACTTTACGCAGTTCTTGCGGTGCCGGACAAGATTACAAGCAAAGATGAAAAACGGTTTGATGATTTCATTATGTCACGACATTCCTAG